Proteins encoded by one window of Halichondria panicea chromosome 8, odHalPani1.1, whole genome shotgun sequence:
- the LOC135339344 gene encoding gut-specific cysteine proteinase-like, translating to MNKVMKIVVLALTALVVATAATKSITGRSSRWDEMILDHRTQHKKQAGQQWQTIDEPCDLGDVTQFDELKRRNSDLLAPVGDQGSCGSSWAFAAAHAVSDSRNIEAGEQLDLLSAQYTTRCATDNSGYGCSGDKASSALKHYRDTGVATDVCLPYDPLSSTPSIGINQAEYPLTCFSTCADGLTFSPSSIKIPEYEVLSTYTDETIINALNQEQVVIASIWVNEDFKQYGCGVLTTTAPASIAKFIHIHDVTIVDYGSTDTGVDFWVIKNSYGSDYGESGYFRVRRGKEDLGLGLYPIAIPILSPDSSVPSPNPTAETQEANALVDVTDPYSDVTTMSAVDFALQGLVEDEQVKCPNGEAATGLSLLSFDSAGVQVVAGTMVELIVRTSVEECEATVTQHLSLRVFIDLDGMFTLTDYVLGTAITEPLENELHDEDQPQD from the coding sequence ATGAACAAAGTGATGAAAATTGTTGTCCTGGCTCTAACTGCTTTGGTTGTTGCTACGGCAGCAACCAAGTCCATCACTGGACGCTCCAGTCGCTGGGACGAGATGATCCTAGACCATAGGACCCAACACAAGAAACAAGCTGGGCAACAATGGCAGACCATTGATGAACCTTGTGATCTTGGTGATGTGACGCAGTTTGACGAGCTTAAAAGACGTAATTCTGACCTTCTAGCTCCAGTGGGAGATCAGGGAAGCTGTGGCAGCAGTTGGGCATTTGCAGCAGCTCATGCAGTGTCTGATTCAAGGAACATAGAAGCTGGTGAACAATTGGACCTGCTCTCCGCTCAATACACCACTCGTTGTGCAACAGACAATAGTGGATACGGTTGCTCCGGAGATAAAGCTTCGAGCGCTCTAAAACACTATCGTGACACCGGGGTGGCTACAGATGTTTGTTTGCCGTATGATCCATTAAGCTCTACACCATCGATAGGAATAAACCAAGCAGAATATCCCCTAACCTGTTTTTCAACTTGTGCAGATGGATTAACTTTTAGTCCAAGCTCAATAAAAATTCCCGAATACGAAGTCCTATCTACTTACACTGATGAAACCATAATAAATGCTCTTAACCAAGAGCAGGTTGTGATAGCTTCGATTTGGGTGAACGAGGATTTCAAACAATACGGGTGCGGTGTCTTGACAACTACAGCACCAGCTTCGATTGCAAAGTTTATTCATATTCATGATGTTACAATTGTGGACTACGGGAGCACCGATACTGGAGTCGATTTTTGGGTGATTAAGAATAGCTATGGAAGCGACTATGGAGAGAGTGGGTACTTCAGAGTTAGGAGAGGAAAAGAAGACCTCGGACTTGGACTCTATCCCATAGCCATTCCAATACTTTCCCCAGATTCGTCGGTACCATCGCCGAATCCCACTGCAGAGACACAAGAAGCAAATGCATTAGTGGATGTTACCGACCCATATAGTGATGTCACAACAATGAGTGCAGTCGACTTCGCACTACAAGGTCTTGTTGAGGATGAGCAAGTCAAGTGCCCCAATGGAGAAGCAGCTACTGGTCTAAGCTTGCTCTCTTTTGACAGTGCAGGTGTCCAAGTGGTGGCTGGTACAATGGTGGAGTTGATTGTACGCACGAGTGTCGAAGAATGTGAAGCGACTGTAACACAGCATCTAAGTTTGAGAGTGTTTATCGATCTTGACGGAATGTTCACCCTCACTGACTACGTTCTAGGCACCGCTATTACAGAGCCTTTGGAAAACGAGCTTCATGATGAAGATCAGCCTCAAGATTAA
- the LOC135339343 gene encoding uncharacterized protein LOC135339343 isoform X2, translating to MHLLEPSLMYRDRYNSNVGSQRVTWHMQGNTIQSLSASGTIKATVLSEELAYNRALQQFKIFILDRPLDPEYKPSATSTMIQDSLKVKRTYHEQKIFLLSFYHHKQPLAELDAKISSFFKNYMIVETESLLQDTASKLRAMAHQAATSFLAANSDDERMSDRRIREVVWLAVEGVLLCSVHTKVYPAVCGLHKKQEAIFNKRCHLLRGKLTPQFLGLSNDFQSDYRKTLGELNKMDSISSPLEGLYTFQDALENIMEDVRDNFRNSLRLGEPPPLASDDLIALLATIVVQMECSHLLSSVYYMEHFHWSLSDADRLSFSLVTLRAVVEYLKGPEVEKLLPAAKEPQRRPPPKILESQSSSSWTSLGSIATPPIPLDDIKTAEHHIIVSKPSRGERKKKEEKKSELGPFLSMLMTSETVSSNFYSDS from the exons ATGCATCTGCTGGAACCATCACTTATGTACAGAGA tCGCTACAACTCGAACGTTGGAAGTCAGAGGGTGACGTGGCATATGCAAGGAAACACTATTCAATCTCTATCTGCTAGTGGGACGATTAAGGCCACTGTATTATCAGAGGAGTTGGCTTACAACAGGGCACTCCAACAGTTCAAGATATTCATTCTAGACAGACCACTGGACCCAGAATACAAG CCTTCTGCAACCTCTACTATGATCCAGGACTCACTGAAGGTGAAGCGTACCTACCACGAACAGAAAATATTCCTCTTGTCCTTCTACCACCATAAGCAG CCGCTAGCTGAGCTGGATGCCAAGATCTCCTCCTTCTTCAAGAACTACATGATAGTTGAGACAGAGAGCTTACTGCAAGACACAGCCTCCAAACTCAGGGCCATGGCTCACCAGGCAGCCACT AGCTTCCTGGCTGCTAACAGTGATGACGAGAGGATGAGTGATCGGAGGATACGGGAGGTGGTCTGGCTGGCAGTTGAGGG tgtTCTGCTCTGCTCAGTGCACACCAAGGTTTACCCAGCTGTATGTGGGCTACACAAGAAACAAGAGGCAATATTCAACAAACGATGCCATCTGCTCAGAGGAAAACTAACACCGCAATTTCTGGGGCTGTCTAATGACTTTCAGAGTGACTATCGCAAGACTCTCGGAGAGCTGAATAAAATGGACTCCATTAGCTCACCATTGGAGGGGCTGTACACGTTTCAAGATGCTCTA GAGAATATCATGGAAGATGTTAGGGACAATTTCAGAAATAGTTTGAGACTAGGAG AGCCACCACCGCTTGCCTCGGACGATCTCATTGCACTACTG GCAACCATCGTAGTGCAAATGGAATGCA GTCATCTGCTGAGCAGTGTGTATTACATGGAGCACTTCCATTGGTCTCTGTCAGATGCAGACAGACTCAGTTTCTCCCTCGTCACTCTCAGGGCTGTCGTTGAGTACCTCAAAGGACCAGAGGTAGAGAAACTACTGCCAGCAGCCAAAGAGCCGCAGAGAAGG CCTCCCCCCAAAATCCTGGAGAGCCAGTCCTCCTCATCTTGGACCAGCCTTGGCTctatagccacacccccaatACCATTGGACGATATAAAGACAGCGGAGCACCATATTATTGTCAGCAAACCATCGAGGGGGGAGAGAAAAAAGAAGGAGGAGAAGAAGTCAGAGCTCGG CCCTTTCCTCTCTATGCTCATGACCAGTGAGACAGTGTCCTCCAATTTCTACTCGGACAgctaa
- the LOC135339343 gene encoding uncharacterized protein LOC135339343 isoform X1, which produces MAESEDLEFNPFYQALQNQFLPLYDRAQHNCWLVCIPKALSLAGCTINKQFVDMHLLEPSLMYRDRYNSNVGSQRVTWHMQGNTIQSLSASGTIKATVLSEELAYNRALQQFKIFILDRPLDPEYKPSATSTMIQDSLKVKRTYHEQKIFLLSFYHHKQPLAELDAKISSFFKNYMIVETESLLQDTASKLRAMAHQAATSFLAANSDDERMSDRRIREVVWLAVEGVLLCSVHTKVYPAVCGLHKKQEAIFNKRCHLLRGKLTPQFLGLSNDFQSDYRKTLGELNKMDSISSPLEGLYTFQDALENIMEDVRDNFRNSLRLGEPPPLASDDLIALLATIVVQMECSHLLSSVYYMEHFHWSLSDADRLSFSLVTLRAVVEYLKGPEVEKLLPAAKEPQRRPPPKILESQSSSSWTSLGSIATPPIPLDDIKTAEHHIIVSKPSRGERKKKEEKKSELGPFLSMLMTSETVSSNFYSDS; this is translated from the exons ATGGCTGAAAGTGAAGACCTTGAGTTTAACCCCTTCTATCAAGCGCTACAA AATCAGTTTTTACCCCTCTATGACAGAGCTCAACACAACTGTTGGCTAGTGTGCATCCCTAAAGCATTGTCACTTGCAGGATGCACCATCAACAAGCAGTTTGTAG aTATGCATCTGCTGGAACCATCACTTATGTACAGAGA tCGCTACAACTCGAACGTTGGAAGTCAGAGGGTGACGTGGCATATGCAAGGAAACACTATTCAATCTCTATCTGCTAGTGGGACGATTAAGGCCACTGTATTATCAGAGGAGTTGGCTTACAACAGGGCACTCCAACAGTTCAAGATATTCATTCTAGACAGACCACTGGACCCAGAATACAAG CCTTCTGCAACCTCTACTATGATCCAGGACTCACTGAAGGTGAAGCGTACCTACCACGAACAGAAAATATTCCTCTTGTCCTTCTACCACCATAAGCAG CCGCTAGCTGAGCTGGATGCCAAGATCTCCTCCTTCTTCAAGAACTACATGATAGTTGAGACAGAGAGCTTACTGCAAGACACAGCCTCCAAACTCAGGGCCATGGCTCACCAGGCAGCCACT AGCTTCCTGGCTGCTAACAGTGATGACGAGAGGATGAGTGATCGGAGGATACGGGAGGTGGTCTGGCTGGCAGTTGAGGG tgtTCTGCTCTGCTCAGTGCACACCAAGGTTTACCCAGCTGTATGTGGGCTACACAAGAAACAAGAGGCAATATTCAACAAACGATGCCATCTGCTCAGAGGAAAACTAACACCGCAATTTCTGGGGCTGTCTAATGACTTTCAGAGTGACTATCGCAAGACTCTCGGAGAGCTGAATAAAATGGACTCCATTAGCTCACCATTGGAGGGGCTGTACACGTTTCAAGATGCTCTA GAGAATATCATGGAAGATGTTAGGGACAATTTCAGAAATAGTTTGAGACTAGGAG AGCCACCACCGCTTGCCTCGGACGATCTCATTGCACTACTG GCAACCATCGTAGTGCAAATGGAATGCA GTCATCTGCTGAGCAGTGTGTATTACATGGAGCACTTCCATTGGTCTCTGTCAGATGCAGACAGACTCAGTTTCTCCCTCGTCACTCTCAGGGCTGTCGTTGAGTACCTCAAAGGACCAGAGGTAGAGAAACTACTGCCAGCAGCCAAAGAGCCGCAGAGAAGG CCTCCCCCCAAAATCCTGGAGAGCCAGTCCTCCTCATCTTGGACCAGCCTTGGCTctatagccacacccccaatACCATTGGACGATATAAAGACAGCGGAGCACCATATTATTGTCAGCAAACCATCGAGGGGGGAGAGAAAAAAGAAGGAGGAGAAGAAGTCAGAGCTCGG CCCTTTCCTCTCTATGCTCATGACCAGTGAGACAGTGTCCTCCAATTTCTACTCGGACAgctaa
- the LOC135339348 gene encoding nicotinate-nucleotide pyrophosphorylase [carboxylating]-like yields MSIMSMAYSHILPPHTKQTVLQWLQEDIPSFDYAGVVVGDKPKEAVLLCKSPGILCGVPFVNIVFEELGCTVEWLFSEGDSITPITTIARISGPSNKLLQGERTALNILTRASGVATLAHELSLEAKRIGWKGEVAGTRKTTPGFRIVEKYALLVGGISTHRYDLSHMIMLKDNHIWAVGSVRNAVEAARKAGGFSIKIEVECRSIQEASEAADSGAEIVMLDNFEPPALEKASKTLKTSYPHLTIEASGGITKDTMAQYCIPSVDVVSLSKTTQGYSTVNFSIKLCDGEHDPHNPKVTLDNV; encoded by the coding sequence ATGTCCATCATGTCCATGGCCTACTCTCACATCCTCCCTCCCCACACCAAGCAGACAGTCCTTCAGTGGCTGCAAGAGGACATTCCAAGCTTCGATTACGCAGGAGTTGTGGTTGGAGACAAACCGAAGGAGGCGGTACTGCTCTGCAAGTCACCAGGGATACTCTGTGGCGTACCGTTTGTAAATATCGTCTTTGAAGAGCTTGGTTGCACTGTCGAATGGTTATTTTCCGAAGGCGACTCTATAACTCCGATTACCACAATAGCACGCATCAGTGGTCCTTCAAACAAGCTGCTACAAGGAGAGCGAACGGCACTCAATATTCTTACGCGGGCTAGTGGAGTAGCCACACTTGCTCATGAGCTGAGCCTCGAGGCAAAACGAATCGGCTGGAAAGGAGAGGTGGCTGGCACTCGAAAGACTACACCTGGTTTCAGAATAGTCGAGAAATACGCCCTACTGGTAGGAGGCATATCCACGCATCGCTATGATCTCTCGCATATGATTATGCTCAAAGACAATCACATATGGGCAGTTGGGAGTGTTCGAAATGCGGTTGAGGCTGCTAGAAAGGCTGGTGGTTTCAGCATCAAGATCGAAGTGGAGTGTAGAAGCATTCAAGAGGCGAGTGAAGCGGCCGACAGTGGAGCTGAAATCGTTATGCTGGATAATTTTGAACCACCGGCTTTAGAGAAAGCCTCGAAGACATTGAAGACGTCTTACCCTCATTTGACAATTGAGGCTAGTGGAGGGATTACAAAAGACACTATGGCCCAGTACTGCATTCCTAGTGTGGACGTGGTCTCCCTAAGCAAGACTACGCAAGGTTACAGCACTGTGAACTTTTCTATAAAGTTGTGTGATGGTGAACATGATCCACATAACCCAAAAGTCACTTTAGATAATGTTTGA
- the LOC135339346 gene encoding TBC1 domain family member 10A-like, with the protein MASSIVGGAFRESVILKSKKSIDPDQSTPEPTEQSSYTDVPVPHNGRPREKVEDHYGFLYSISEKDKHYEPVLSGKKARERERKWLKLFKTWDESYEKKKLKIKERCRKGIPPSVRGQAWQHLSGAKKLLLANAGLFDDLVSQPDNDVVTNVIDRDLDRTFPSHVLFSNPSGQADLRTVLKAYAMYNKKTGYCQAMAPVAATLLMHMSPEESFWVLVQICEQYLPGYYSPGLHAFQIDARILAYLLEKYIPETKKFMDSKQPPSPSSSPDTSKGLDPMLYCTEWFMSLYSRSLPFNSVLRVWDMFFFEGAKMLFKVALAVIQLTFGSPKLQKDIVGFFELTRKLRDLPIEYTHENALVPEILKYAIHNEDLRKFHLSQSSIHFTEERVRQMEMSARRLRLHRRSLSLASDTAPSDS; encoded by the exons ATGGCTAGTTCTATTGTTGGTGGAGCCTTCAGAGAATCAGTGATCCTTAAAAGCAAGAAATCCATTGACCCAGACCAGAGCACTCCTGAGCCCACTGAACAATCCTCGTACACTGATGTACCCGTACCGCATAATGGAAGGCCCAGAGAAAAAGTAGAAGACCACTACGGTTTCCTGTACTCAATCAGTGAAAAAGACAAGCACTA tgAGCCGGTGCTGTCTGGTAAGAAGGctagagagagggagagaaaATGGCTGAAGTTGTTTAAAACCTGGGATGAGTCATATGAGAAAAAGAAGCTAAAG ATTAAGGAGAGGTGTCGTAAGGGGATTCCCCCGTCTGTGCGTGGGCAGGCATGGCAACACCTCTCGGGAGCCAAGAAATTACTACTGGCAAATGCTGGCCTCTTTGAC GATCTAGTAAGTCAGCCTGACAACGATGTGGTGACCAATGTGATAGATCGAGACCTTGACCGAACCTTCCCCTCTCATGTTCTATTCTCCAATCCCTCAGG gcaagctgacctcagaACAGTTCTCAAAGCATATGCTATGTATAATAAGAAAACCGGTTACTGTCAG GCTATGGCTCCAGTGGCAGCCACACTCCTAATGCACATGTCACCagag GAATCATTCTGGGTGTTGGTGCAGATCTGTGAGCAGTACCTCCCTGGCTACTACAGTCCTGGCCTG CATGCATTCCAGATTGATGCCCGCATCCTGGCCTACCTCCTGGAGAAGTACATTCCAGAAACCAAGAAATTCATGGAT TCGAAACAGCCGCCCAGTCCGTCCTCCAGCCCAGATACTAGTAAAGGGTTGGACCCAATGCTCTACTGTACAGAATGGTTCATGAGTCTCTACTCTAG ATCTCTTCCGTTTAACTCTGTACTGAGGGTGTGGGACATGTTCTTCTTTGAGGGAGCTAAGATGCTCTTCAAAGTGGCTCTGGCTGTCATCCAGCTCACCTTTGGTTCCCCCAAGCTACAGAAAGATATCGTTGGATTCTTTGAGCTCACTCGTAAACTGCGTGACCTGCCAATCGAGTATACACACGAGAACGCACTAGTGCCCGAG ATCCTCAAGTATGCTATCCACAATGAGGATCTCCGCAAGTTTCACCTTTCGCAGTCCAGTATCCACTTCACAGAAGAGAGGGTTAGACAGATGGAGATGAGTGCTCGAAGACTTCGCCTCCACAGAAGAAGTCTGTCTCTTGCATCGGACACCGCACCTTCAGACTCATAG
- the LOC135339349 gene encoding alpha-ketoglutarate-dependent dioxygenase alkB homolog 4-like: MPNGSKCRYTELQMAACVCKGIRSCLICEATRQPSHEASVPTSLELNMCYKCGAVFRYSPAPPPQPLQACSPPCTADDDDIKVLQPGTTDEGLRDAVSDFRGVVVVKEFVSAEEELCMVADIDQQRWADSQSGRRKQDYGPKVNFKRKKVKLGSFNGLPSFSKLLLDRMLSTIPQLDSFKPVELCNLEYTPHRGSAIDPHSDDNWLWGERLVTLNLLASTLLTFSTPSHPTHSHIPPPSQYVELHVPLPRRSLLIVSGPARHTWHHSIKRENIASRRIAVTLRELTPEFLSGGRSYDSVGHGLLEIAQRFDGQPINFA; this comes from the exons ATGCCAAATGGGTCAAAGTGTAGATACACTGAATTGCAAATGGctgcttgtgtgtgtaagggAATCAGAAGCTGTCTAATCTGTGAGGCTACCAGGCAACCCAGCCATGAAGCATCAGTGCCAACCTCCCTAGAGCTAAACATGTGCTACAAATGTGGTGCTGTGTTCAGGTACTccccagccccacccccacaacCCCTCCAGGCATGCTCCCCTCCCTGTACtgctgatgatgatgatatCAAAGTATTGCAGCCTGGGACGACTGATGAAGGCCTTAGAGATGCTGTGAGTGACTTTAGAGGAGTGGTGGTGGTTAAGGAGTTTGTGAGTGCAGAGGAGGAGTTGTGTATGGTGGCTGATATTGATCAACAGAGGTGGGCAGACTCTCAGTCAGGTCGAAGGAAACag GATTATGGGCCAAAAGTGAACTTCAAGAGAAAGAAGGTCAAGCTGGGATCCTTCAATGGACTGCCATCATTCAGCAAACTGTTGCTAGATAGAATGCTCTCCACCATACCTCAACTAGACAGCTTTAAGCCTGTGGAGCTATGTAACCTTGAGTACACCCCCCACCGTGGATCAGCCATCGACCCTCACAGTGATGACAATTGGCTGTGGGGGGAACGACTAGTGACTCTCAACCTCCTCGCCTCCACACTcctcacattctccacaccctcacatcccacccactcacacatccCACCACCCTCTCAGTATGTGGAGCTCCATGTTCCCCTCCCCCGTCGTTCCCTTCTGATAGTGAGTGGTCCGGCTAGACACACGTGGCATCATTCCATTAAGAGAGAGAACATTGCCTCGAGGAGAATAGCTGTCACATTGAGGGAGCTAACACCAGAGTTCCTGTCAGGTGGGAGGAGCTATGATAGCGTTGGACACGGCCTGCTGGAGATTGCTCAGAGATTTGACGGTCAACCTATAAACTTTGCATAA
- the LOC135339342 gene encoding ARF GTPase-activating protein GIT1-like, whose protein sequence is MNGSYSTGVCADCGTQDPSWASINRGVLLCNDCCSVHRSLGRHVSHIRSLQAPNWPPVLKETVFTMVKKGSNSLWEHLLNDSSHHQKIKVKKPSSKDPREKQNANRHDFIVCKYKNLQFLPRTSIKDHINSLEDLSKQLHASVRTNNLETCLRLISIGADPNYKHPERGNTPLHVASQAGQAMQVELLVVYGANPSLLDRLGHTPEECARIAGHHQLADRLIECQYELTDKLSFYLCGRTPVHSIGEHFLVPQGAGNGPSKSEARGRLQELSNQLFEELAADIYDEVDRRETDAMWLTTQQLQSSIAFLPVNPTLSPLRNQSRQKLALLNSSEFTQLLVDILLDAKRRQQLSMETGQTSSGTVVPSTGEDKTAAFDPHDYDEVPNDEAKSPTSPPNLKPEILRKLQKHQKLPKPPSPYSKRTKPNQPTPYKMSSPSLVPKPSLRGDVYSTVEEAANNDDNGGDYAELNDIPERVVAAEKEIDAPVSRSKFNLVIERLKKITVEKEELEIAKVELEERVSTLQVQLNKMIEENGRLRASTSRTPPPSSPTTLTPTTLTPIVEPSVEAEEEAEEDEGEAGESPSHLYAQVDYSKKTSRVFSSLRLSSHEPLAQPPESQTTPTEKQVTPIERQTTPTEKQVTPIERQTTPTERQATPFDDLYAVPDKKSKSSSSESTPIVTPPPPRQDTPLSDSAFEEPQEATPVLTNPPVEMVHSHIKTLTQVIQDLLKAAQSHKQSHFSPCSIKIARAVDALTKIFPPKPSSQAVQVSLQEVRNASQRLQTECQDGSQSDLAYRIRQIISSAYDVAKAARHLVMCVEQDKEAV, encoded by the exons ATGAACGGATCATACTCCACTGGTGTCTGTGCGGACTGCGGTACTCAAG ATCCGAGCTGGGCCTCGATCAACCGTGGAGTGTTGCTATGCAATGATTGCTGCAGTGTCCATCGTAGTCTGGGTAGACACGTCTCCCACATCCGCTCCCTGCAAGCACCTAACTGGCCTCCGGTGCTCAAGGAG acGGTGTTCACGATGGTCAAGAAAGGCTCCAACTCACTGTGGGAACACTTACTCAATGACTCCAGTCACCATCAGAAGATCAAGGTCAAGAAGCCGTCCTCAAAAGATCCTCGGGAGAAACAGAATGCCAACAGACATGACTTCATTGTGTGTAAGTATAAGAACCTTCAGTTTCTACCCAGGACCTCAATCAAAGATCATATCAATTCCCTGGAGGACCTCAGCAAG CAACTCCACGCCAGTGTACGTACCAACAACTTGGAGACATGCCTCAGACTAATCTCAATAGGAGCTGACCCCAACTACAAACACCCG GAGCGAGGTAACACGCCCCTCCATGTGGCGTCCCAGGCTGGTCAGGCCATGCAGGTGGAACTGTTAGTTGTGTACGGAGCTAACCCCTCCCTCCTGGACAGACTAGGCCACACCCCCGAGGAGTGTGCACGGATTGCCGGGCATCACCAGCTGGCAGACCGTCTCATCGAGTGTCAATATGAGCTCACGGACAAGCTCTCCTTCTATCTGTGTGGTCGCACTCCAGTGCACAGCATAGGGGAGCATTTCCTGGTGCCTCAGGGGGCCGGCAA TGGTCCCAGCAAGTCTGAGGCTAGGGGTCGTCTTCAAGAGCTGAGCAACCAGTTGTTTGAAGAGCTGGCAGCTGACATCTACGATGAGGTGGACCGAAGAGAGACAGACGCAA TGTGGTTGACCACTCAGCAGCTGCAAAGCTCCATTGCCTTCCTCCCTGTCAACCCCACCCTCTCTCCGCTGAGGAACCAGTCCAGACAGAAGCTAGCTCTACTCAACTCCTCTGAGTTTACTCAATTACTCGTGGACATTCTCCTCGATGCTAAGAGACGGCAACAGCTCAGTATGGAGACAG GACAAACCTCCTCCGGCACGGTGGTCCCCTCCACAGGAGAGGACAAGACGGCCGCCTTTGATCCCCACGACTACGACGAGGTACCAAACGACGAAGCAAAATCCCCAACTTCACCCCCTAACTTGAAACCAGAGATATTACGAAAACTCCAAAAACACCAAAAACTCCCTAAGCCTCCGTCCCCCTATAGCAAGAGGACGAAGCCCAACCAGCCTACTCCTTATAAAATGTCGTCCCCCTCTCTCGTACCGAAGCCATCCTTGCGCGGTGATGTGTACTCAACCGTAGAGGAGGCAGCAAACAACGATGACAATGGCGGCGATTATGCCGAGCTCAACGATATTCCTGAGAGGGTGGTAGCAGCAGAGAAAGAAATAGATGCTCCAGTGAgcaggtcaaagttcaatctGGTCATAGAGAGGCTCAAGAAAATAACA GTTGAGAAAGAGGAGTTGGAGATAGCAAAGGTAGAGTTAGAAGAGAGAGTGTCAACGTTGCAGGTCCAACTGAACAAGATGATTGAGGAGAATGGACGCCTGAGGGCGAGCACGTCCCGTACACCCCCACCCTCCTCACCCACCACACTCACGCccaccacactcacacccatCGTGGAGCCGTCAGTGGAAGCAGAGGAGGAGGCGGAGGAGGATGAGGGGGAGGCAGGGGAATCCCCCTCACACCTCTACGCCCAGGTGGACTAcagcaag aAGACGTCTCGTGTGTTTAGCTCACTCCGTCTTTCCAGTCATGAACCGTTGGCCCAGCCCCCGGAGAGTCAGACCACACCTACTGAAAAGCAGGTAACACCCATTGAGAggcagaccacacccactgaaaAGCAAGTAACACCCATTGAAAggcagaccacacccacagagAGGCAAGCCACACCTTTTGATGACCTCTACGCTGTACCTGACAAAAAGAGCAAGTCCTCATCCAGTGAGAGTACGCCCATTGTgactccaccccctcccagACAGGACACACCCCTCAGTGACTCGGCTTTTGAAG agccGCAAGAGGCTACCCCCGTGCTCACCAACCCCCCCGTGGAGATGGTCCACTCTCACATCAAGACTCTGACTCAGGTGATCCAGGACCTCCTCAAGGCAGCACAGAGTCACAAGCAGTCTCATTTCTCCCCGTGCTCCATCAAGATAGCACGTGCTGTTGATGCTCTCACAAAGATATTCCCACCA aagcCCTCCTCCCAGGCCGTACAAGTGTCCCTTCAAGAGGTCAGAAACGCCTCTCAACGCTTACAGACGGAATGTCAGGACGGCAGCCAATCAGATCTCGCGTATCGAATCCGTCAGATCATCAGCTCAGCGTATGACGTTGCTAAGGCTGCTCGTCACCTAGTGATGTGCGTGGAGCAAGACAAGGAGGCGGtgtag